A stretch of Verrucomicrobiota bacterium DNA encodes these proteins:
- a CDS encoding DUF1361 domain-containing protein — protein sequence MPLHEAHALLQHTCEQAVAIIRPNFHMGLDLFLALIPFVIALLIFRKKSSIPGILWWPLLAIMVLFLPNAPYVLTDVIHFVAKVRVTPPLPIWAMSLLLVEYFFYFLIGMECFVIPLMLWGRTLRRHHWGWLTLPLEILMISLSAFGIYLGRIDRLNSWDVVTDPEHLMVQALRDALNPKPEEMTLLFFLAVLVVFYLIKTFNVLIARLLARDIAPLAS from the coding sequence ATGCCACTCCACGAGGCACATGCCCTTCTCCAGCATACATGCGAGCAGGCCGTTGCCATCATCCGACCCAACTTCCACATGGGTCTTGATCTCTTCCTGGCTCTTATTCCATTCGTGATCGCACTCCTTATCTTTCGAAAGAAAAGCAGCATCCCGGGGATTCTCTGGTGGCCACTACTTGCCATCATGGTCCTGTTCCTACCCAATGCCCCCTATGTCCTCACGGATGTCATTCACTTCGTCGCCAAGGTTCGTGTCACTCCACCGCTGCCGATCTGGGCAATGAGCCTGCTTCTAGTGGAATATTTTTTCTATTTTCTGATTGGGATGGAGTGCTTTGTAATCCCGCTAATGCTCTGGGGCAGGACGCTTCGGCGGCATCACTGGGGATGGCTTACCTTACCTCTTGAGATCCTGATGATATCGCTCAGTGCCTTTGGAATCTACTTGGGACGCATCGACAGACTCAATAGCTGGGATGTGGTCACTGATCCCGAGCACCTGATGGTTCAGGCTCTCCGTGACGCCCTGAACCCGAAACCGGAAGAGATGACCCTATTGTTTTTTCTGGCGGTCCTCGTCGTCTTCTACCTGATCAAGACCTTCAATGTTCTCATCGCAAGACTGCTTGCTCGAGATATAGCCCCGTTGGCTTCTTAA
- the sucD gene encoding succinate--CoA ligase subunit alpha yields the protein MSILVTPDTKVLIQGITGSFGARHAKLSLDYGTKVVAGVTPGKGGQLFENQVPIFDTVEQAVRESGATVSAIFVPPPFAADAILEGVAAGLELVVCITEGIPVIDMMKVKEAMKGSKTRLIGPNCPGLVTPGTGEKSHGGCRIGIAPGYIHKKGSVGVVSRSGTLTYEAVWQLTTRGYGQSTCVGIGGDPINGTSHLDILKMFNEDPETEAIIMIGEIGGSAEEEAAAWAAEHCKKPIAGFIAGATAPEGRRMGHAGAIVSGGQGTAAGKIAALRAAGIEIAETPSDMADALIRRMKR from the coding sequence ATGTCCATTCTCGTCACTCCCGACACCAAAGTCCTCATCCAAGGTATCACCGGCAGCTTCGGCGCACGCCATGCCAAGCTCAGCCTCGACTACGGCACGAAAGTCGTGGCAGGCGTCACCCCGGGCAAGGGGGGCCAGCTTTTTGAGAACCAGGTGCCCATCTTCGATACCGTCGAGCAGGCCGTCCGCGAGTCAGGAGCGACTGTCTCCGCCATCTTCGTCCCACCTCCTTTCGCAGCCGACGCTATTCTCGAAGGCGTTGCCGCAGGCCTTGAACTCGTTGTGTGCATCACCGAGGGAATTCCCGTCATCGACATGATGAAGGTGAAGGAGGCCATGAAGGGCTCCAAGACCCGCCTCATCGGCCCGAACTGCCCCGGTCTGGTCACCCCCGGCACAGGAGAGAAGTCCCATGGAGGCTGCCGCATCGGCATCGCCCCGGGTTACATCCATAAGAAGGGAAGTGTCGGCGTTGTCTCCCGCTCCGGCACCCTCACCTATGAAGCGGTCTGGCAGCTCACGACCCGCGGCTATGGTCAGAGCACCTGTGTCGGCATCGGTGGCGATCCTATTAACGGTACCTCCCACCTCGACATCCTGAAGATGTTCAACGAGGACCCCGAGACCGAGGCGATCATCATGATCGGAGAGATCGGCGGAAGCGCCGAAGAAGAAGCCGCCGCCTGGGCTGCCGAGCATTGCAAGAAGCCGATCGCCGGATTCATCGCGGGAGCGACCGCTCCCGAGGGAAGGCGCATGGGCCATGCAGGAGCCATCGTCAGCGGCGGTCAAGGAACGGCCGCCGGCAAGATCGCCGCACTCCGGGCCGCTGGCATCGAAATTGCTGAGACTCCTTCCGATATGGCAGATGCGCTCATCCGACGGATGAAGCGCTAA
- a CDS encoding CHAD domain-containing protein: MIARLHLEAALTQLTGNNVSPERVHEARTAIKKVRAVIQLSSPALGSIHRRFVSDLLHNAMMRMGPLRDADVQVQALDLLLETEGLMPEDFSSVRAGLADIAKQRRVNYIRQIPRVSESLEEALRCVNKWLLDPLQGKDVSRRVRRSYRRGRSLLDLCQVNDDPETFHSFRKTVKQLWYSIRITSEFWPEQGADLIHELGLIGELAGKERDFTLLAKTIRQGPANKAAHHLIAMLDEELPKLRRATLTAALSFYEQKPKAFVEFLDL, encoded by the coding sequence ATGATCGCTCGTCTCCACCTTGAAGCGGCACTCACCCAACTTACTGGGAACAATGTCTCCCCCGAGCGGGTGCATGAGGCTCGGACAGCCATCAAAAAGGTCAGGGCCGTCATCCAACTCTCTTCCCCTGCACTGGGAAGCATCCACCGAAGATTTGTCTCTGATCTGCTTCATAATGCCATGATGAGGATGGGGCCACTCAGGGATGCCGATGTACAGGTCCAAGCTCTGGATCTCCTGCTGGAAACGGAAGGTCTGATGCCGGAAGACTTCTCCTCAGTCAGAGCGGGGCTTGCCGATATCGCCAAACAGCGGCGCGTAAACTATATCCGCCAGATCCCAAGAGTGAGTGAATCCCTGGAGGAGGCCCTCCGATGTGTGAACAAATGGCTCCTCGACCCGCTGCAGGGAAAAGATGTGAGTCGGCGTGTCCGCCGCAGCTACCGAAGAGGACGATCCCTGCTCGACCTCTGCCAGGTCAATGACGATCCGGAAACTTTCCATTCCTTCCGCAAAACAGTGAAACAGCTCTGGTATTCAATCCGTATCACCTCCGAGTTCTGGCCCGAGCAAGGTGCCGATCTTATCCATGAACTCGGTCTCATCGGGGAACTCGCCGGCAAGGAACGTGATTTCACGCTGCTCGCAAAGACCATCCGCCAAGGCCCAGCAAACAAGGCTGCTCATCATTTGATCGCGATGCTAGACGAGGAGCTTCCCAAATTGAGAAGGGCTACCCTGACGGCGGCTCTGTCTTTCTATGAGCAGAAGCCCAAAGCCTTTGTTGAATTCCTGGATCTCTGA
- a CDS encoding DMT family transporter: MWILYAVAASVCWGISYAASGPLLKQGLNPLVFFFGYSLFGFLGALIAILSTGRLSSALAVASLPRGDLGLFLFSIGGSALGAYLTYAAMSAKNPTLVSLIEISYPLFVILFAWVFFREMQLNMVTMLGGILVLAGVVVITLGER; the protein is encoded by the coding sequence ATGTGGATCTTATACGCCGTTGCTGCCTCCGTCTGCTGGGGAATAAGTTATGCAGCCAGCGGGCCGCTTCTCAAGCAGGGGCTCAACCCCTTGGTTTTCTTTTTCGGATACTCCCTCTTTGGTTTTCTTGGAGCCCTGATCGCTATCCTTTCTACGGGGCGTCTATCTTCTGCCCTTGCTGTCGCTTCGCTACCGCGTGGTGATCTCGGATTGTTTCTTTTCTCCATTGGCGGTTCGGCGCTCGGTGCCTATTTGACCTACGCAGCCATGTCCGCGAAGAATCCCACCCTCGTTTCGCTTATCGAGATCTCTTACCCACTCTTTGTTATTCTCTTTGCCTGGGTGTTTTTCCGGGAGATGCAGCTGAACATGGTGACGATGCTCGGAGGCATTCTGGTGCTTGCGGGAGTGGTAGTTATCACTCTCGGGGAGCGCTGA
- a CDS encoding ABC-F family ATP-binding cassette domain-containing protein, with amino-acid sequence MLTASGLSKSYGGRALFEEASLQINRGDRVGLIGANGAGKSTLFSLILKEAAPDSGTVALERSVTIGFLPQESAPSGDETVLELATNISTDMEEAQRQMREHTEEDPLHHEGAGRFVELDGHSLQVKAKRILSGLAFREGDVNKPARTLSGGWIMRAHLARLLVMEPDILMLDEPTNHLDLESLGWFQSYLSKYSGAILAISHDREFLNEICVGILEIRNRKLNRYRGNYDDYLAQKAAREEQHLAAYKNQQREIAELQRFIDRFRAKASKASQAQDRIKQLARMEKIDAPERDDATVSFSFPQPKRSGQRVITLEGVKQAYGSHVVYSHLDLEVEKGQRTVLVGPNGAGKSTMLKILAGMLPLEAGTVTPGHNLSIGYFAQHRTEMLDVKRTVLAEAMETQTPVPEQTVRTILGSFLFRGDDVFKPVGVLSGGEKSRLALVKLLLNPPNLLLLDEPTTHLDMPSIDALIGALSQYEGTLLFVSHDVHFIRALATTVLHISAGKLTSYSGDYQYYLEKSGALSERAALVAPGDYRPETSGTQEAAPRVKMGLKEIKEQRRAEAEARKAANKIIREKQARLKTAEENITKLETRQRELVMELENSGGKAFELNRELAGIQERLSSVMEEWETLSASLPAAEEEKEESAESLV; translated from the coding sequence ATGCTGACAGCTTCCGGTCTTTCCAAATCCTATGGCGGACGAGCCCTCTTCGAAGAGGCCTCCCTACAGATTAACCGCGGAGACCGTGTTGGACTCATCGGTGCCAATGGAGCGGGCAAATCGACGCTTTTCTCGCTGATTCTCAAAGAGGCCGCCCCGGACTCCGGAACAGTGGCCTTGGAGAGAAGCGTCACGATCGGATTCCTGCCGCAGGAGAGCGCCCCATCGGGAGATGAGACCGTCCTGGAACTTGCCACCAATATTTCCACCGACATGGAGGAGGCCCAGCGACAGATGAGGGAGCACACCGAGGAGGATCCCCTTCACCATGAGGGAGCGGGACGTTTCGTTGAACTCGACGGCCACTCACTTCAGGTCAAGGCAAAGCGGATCCTGAGCGGTCTCGCCTTCCGTGAAGGGGATGTCAATAAGCCGGCACGCACACTCAGCGGCGGCTGGATCATGCGCGCCCATCTGGCGCGCCTTCTGGTGATGGAGCCTGATATCCTGATGCTCGATGAGCCGACGAACCATCTCGATCTTGAGTCACTCGGGTGGTTCCAGAGCTATCTCTCGAAATATTCCGGAGCCATCCTGGCGATCTCACACGACCGTGAGTTCCTGAATGAGATCTGCGTGGGCATCCTCGAAATCCGCAATCGCAAGCTGAACCGCTACCGGGGTAACTACGACGACTACCTGGCCCAGAAGGCCGCCCGAGAAGAGCAGCACTTGGCCGCCTATAAGAACCAGCAACGTGAGATCGCGGAACTCCAGCGCTTCATCGACCGCTTCCGAGCCAAGGCGAGCAAGGCTTCCCAGGCCCAAGACCGAATCAAGCAGCTGGCGCGTATGGAAAAAATCGATGCTCCGGAGCGCGACGATGCAACGGTCTCCTTCTCTTTCCCCCAGCCTAAACGGAGTGGCCAGCGGGTGATCACACTGGAAGGAGTCAAACAGGCCTACGGCTCTCATGTCGTCTATTCCCACCTCGACCTCGAAGTCGAGAAGGGTCAGCGGACCGTTCTCGTGGGACCGAACGGCGCCGGCAAATCCACCATGCTCAAGATCCTGGCGGGGATGCTCCCACTGGAAGCCGGCACTGTCACTCCTGGCCATAACCTCTCGATCGGCTACTTTGCCCAGCACCGCACCGAGATGCTGGATGTGAAGAGGACCGTTCTTGCCGAGGCGATGGAGACCCAGACTCCGGTTCCGGAACAGACAGTCCGTACCATTCTGGGATCCTTCCTGTTCCGTGGGGATGATGTCTTCAAGCCGGTAGGAGTGCTCAGCGGAGGAGAAAAGAGCCGCCTGGCTCTGGTTAAGCTGCTGCTTAACCCGCCCAACCTTCTGCTCCTGGACGAACCGACAACCCACCTCGACATGCCTAGCATCGACGCCCTGATCGGCGCTCTGAGCCAGTACGAGGGAACCCTCCTCTTTGTCAGCCACGACGTGCACTTCATCAGGGCCCTGGCCACCACGGTCCTGCATATCAGCGCGGGCAAGCTCACCTCCTATTCGGGTGATTATCAGTACTACCTCGAAAAATCAGGGGCTCTCTCCGAGCGGGCGGCACTTGTCGCCCCAGGAGATTACCGTCCGGAGACTTCAGGAACTCAGGAAGCAGCACCACGAGTGAAGATGGGACTCAAGGAGATCAAGGAACAGCGTCGCGCCGAAGCCGAGGCCAGAAAAGCGGCCAATAAAATCATCCGGGAGAAGCAGGCACGTCTCAAAACCGCAGAAGAGAACATCACTAAACTAGAGACTCGTCAGCGGGAACTAGTCATGGAACTGGAAAACTCGGGAGGAAAAGCCTTTGAGCTTAACCGCGAACTGGCCGGGATTCAGGAACGCCTCAGCTCGGTGATGGAGGAGTGGGAAACTCTCTCGGCTTCACTTCCTGCTGCAGAAGAGGAAAAAGAGGAGTCGGCCGAATCCTTAGTCTAA
- a CDS encoding sulfite exporter TauE/SafE family protein, protein MALEAILFEELEQKKISQLIAGSDIGSPSLRVFCHCCLMPWIEMISLLTAACVAGVINAVAGGGTLITFPVLILFGMNPVEANATSALSLVIGTSGSIYGFRKHIAEIRPWLASFIPVSIVGGFVGSFLLTHGSESSFAHLVPYLVLFATVLFMIQGVVRRQVAHQLVMEATQSQPVPSGRRHLIIAMIFQFLVSVYGGYFGAGIGILMLATLGFLGFSHIHQMNALKTVLGSLINLVAAIWFTVNGLIDWPRMAVMTVGAVAGYYIGATYSQRLSQEKVRYLITAIGLIITVAMFWKLR, encoded by the coding sequence ATGGCCTTAGAGGCTATCCTCTTCGAGGAGCTCGAGCAAAAGAAGATTTCTCAACTCATTGCTGGCTCGGATATCGGATCGCCATCTCTCCGGGTTTTCTGCCATTGTTGCCTGATGCCTTGGATCGAAATGATTTCCCTGCTGACTGCTGCCTGCGTTGCGGGAGTGATCAACGCAGTTGCTGGAGGAGGCACCCTGATCACCTTTCCTGTCCTGATCCTATTCGGCATGAATCCCGTGGAGGCAAACGCCACGAGCGCCCTCTCGCTCGTGATCGGCACATCAGGCAGCATCTACGGTTTCAGGAAACACATTGCTGAGATCAGGCCCTGGCTTGCCTCTTTTATCCCAGTAAGTATTGTGGGCGGCTTCGTCGGCAGTTTCTTGCTGACTCATGGAAGCGAAAGCTCCTTTGCCCATTTGGTTCCCTATCTGGTCCTCTTTGCGACTGTGCTCTTCATGATCCAAGGGGTGGTGAGGAGACAGGTTGCCCATCAACTCGTGATGGAGGCGACGCAATCACAGCCTGTTCCCTCAGGAAGAAGACATCTGATTATCGCCATGATCTTCCAGTTTCTGGTCTCGGTCTATGGAGGATACTTCGGGGCCGGAATCGGGATTCTGATGTTGGCGACACTCGGCTTTCTCGGCTTTTCCCATATTCATCAGATGAATGCGCTGAAGACTGTCCTCGGTTCGCTGATCAATCTTGTCGCAGCGATCTGGTTTACGGTGAATGGACTGATCGACTGGCCACGTATGGCCGTGATGACCGTGGGTGCTGTTGCTGGATACTACATCGGAGCCACCTATTCCCAGCGCCTTTCTCAAGAGAAAGTGCGTTACCTCATCACGGCGATCGGCCTGATCATCACGGTCGCGATGTTCTGGAAGCTGCGTTAA
- a CDS encoding CYTH domain-containing protein, translating into MGVEIERKFLIREDADDRWIREALGIPYVQGYLSRERGRTVRVRIAGDKAYLTIKGEVQGISRAEFEYAIPIEDARAMLPLCDGPLIEKTRHLIPHEGHVWEVDIFHGKNEGLIIAEIELEKETQEVPMPEWVGKEVTGDRRYYNSSLAVHPFMVWQEKEN; encoded by the coding sequence ATGGGAGTTGAAATCGAACGCAAGTTCCTCATCCGCGAAGATGCAGATGACCGCTGGATCAGGGAAGCCCTTGGCATTCCGTACGTTCAGGGATACCTCTCCCGGGAACGAGGGCGCACCGTGCGTGTCAGGATCGCTGGGGATAAGGCCTATTTGACGATCAAGGGAGAGGTGCAGGGGATTTCCAGGGCGGAATTCGAATATGCGATTCCCATCGAGGATGCGCGCGCGATGCTACCGCTGTGCGACGGCCCGCTGATCGAGAAAACGCGGCATCTCATTCCCCACGAGGGGCATGTCTGGGAGGTCGATATCTTCCACGGCAAGAACGAGGGACTGATCATTGCGGAAATCGAACTTGAGAAAGAGACGCAGGAGGTTCCGATGCCCGAATGGGTGGGCAAGGAAGTGACCGGTGATCGCCGCTATTATAACTCAAGTCTGGCCGTCCATCCCTTCATGGTATGGCAGGAAAAAGAAAACTGA
- the sucC gene encoding ADP-forming succinate--CoA ligase subunit beta, with amino-acid sequence MNIHEFQARELFAEFGVATQPGSVAHTPNEAETVATGLNQGKLVIKAQIHAGGRGKGTFKNGFKGGVHLCDTPAEAKDLASKMLGQVLVTHQTGPEGKEVGKIFVGEAVDIARELYFAILIDRATSVPVLIASTEGGVDIETVADKTPEKILRLSINPFLGIMPYQTRLIASSLGLTGPLMNQASKLFTNLYRLFIERDCSMVEVNPLVVTTDGRLMALDAKFNFDDNALYRQPSIIAMRDVTEEDPREVEASKHGLNYIGLDGNIACLVNGAGLAMATMDIIQHAGGSPANFLDVGGGATREQVASAFRIILADSRVKGILVNIFGGIMDCDVIANGIVEAAKETGLSIPLVVRLEGNNVEAGKKTLAESGLKLESGENILDAANRIVAAVKSAA; translated from the coding sequence ATGAATATCCACGAATTCCAGGCCCGAGAACTCTTCGCCGAATTCGGCGTCGCCACCCAACCAGGCAGTGTTGCCCACACTCCCAACGAGGCCGAGACCGTCGCAACAGGACTCAATCAAGGCAAACTTGTCATCAAGGCTCAGATCCATGCAGGAGGACGTGGCAAGGGAACTTTCAAGAACGGATTCAAAGGCGGCGTTCATCTCTGCGACACCCCTGCGGAAGCCAAGGATCTGGCCTCGAAGATGCTCGGCCAGGTTCTGGTCACCCATCAGACCGGCCCTGAGGGGAAGGAAGTCGGAAAGATCTTTGTCGGCGAGGCCGTCGACATTGCCCGTGAGCTCTATTTCGCGATCCTCATTGACCGCGCCACCTCGGTTCCTGTTTTGATCGCCAGCACCGAGGGAGGTGTAGACATCGAGACGGTCGCCGATAAGACCCCTGAGAAGATCCTCCGTCTTTCCATCAATCCCTTCCTAGGGATCATGCCTTACCAGACGCGTCTGATCGCCTCCTCACTGGGACTCACCGGCCCGCTGATGAACCAGGCCTCCAAACTCTTCACCAATCTCTACCGCCTCTTCATCGAGCGGGACTGCTCGATGGTCGAGGTGAATCCCCTTGTCGTCACCACCGATGGCCGCCTGATGGCCCTGGATGCGAAGTTCAATTTCGACGACAACGCCCTCTACCGCCAGCCCTCGATCATCGCCATGCGCGATGTCACCGAGGAGGATCCGCGGGAAGTTGAGGCCTCGAAGCACGGCCTCAACTACATCGGGCTCGACGGAAATATCGCCTGCCTGGTCAATGGTGCGGGTCTTGCCATGGCCACCATGGACATCATCCAGCATGCCGGCGGCAGTCCCGCGAACTTCCTCGATGTCGGGGGTGGTGCCACCCGGGAGCAGGTCGCTTCGGCCTTCCGTATCATCCTAGCGGATTCCCGCGTGAAGGGAATTCTGGTCAATATCTTCGGAGGTATCATGGACTGCGATGTCATCGCCAACGGTATCGTCGAGGCAGCCAAGGAAACAGGCCTCTCCATCCCGCTGGTCGTCCGACTCGAGGGAAACAATGTCGAAGCGGGCAAGAAGACCCTTGCTGAGAGCGGCCTGAAGCTTGAAAGCGGCGAGAACATCCTCGACGCCGCGAACAGGATCGTCGCCGCCGTAAAATCAGCCGCCTGA
- a CDS encoding citrate synthase (catalyzes the formation of citrate from acetyl-CoA and oxaloacetate), whose protein sequence is MPVIAKGLEGIVANSTALSDVRGEEGILIYAGYNIDELAGKVSYEEVVYLLWQGELPNKAQLQALHEELGSQRELPQGVIDFIKSAPKDANPMDVIRTGVSMLGLYDKVPSGDIDPANNRHRAVSITAKVGVIAAYYHRARLNQDFLPVRKDLGEAAHFLYLLNGIEPTAEAAKTLDVAYVLHADHGMNASTFSARVTIATLSDIYSAVTSAIGTLKGPLHGGANEGVIHMLQEIGDETKVDGWVEQAIATKKKVMGIGHRVYKTLDPRAPHLRSMAVQLCEQLGEGKWIRMSERIAELMKDRKGLNANVDFYSATVYYSLGLPTDMFTPIFAISRTSGWTAHILEQLVDNRLYRPLSEYVGPAVGKTVTPLEDRA, encoded by the coding sequence ATGCCCGTCATCGCCAAAGGACTCGAAGGTATCGTCGCCAACTCCACCGCCCTCAGCGATGTGCGAGGCGAGGAGGGCATCCTCATTTACGCCGGATACAACATCGACGAACTGGCCGGCAAGGTAAGCTACGAGGAGGTCGTTTATCTCCTGTGGCAAGGTGAACTCCCTAACAAGGCACAGCTCCAGGCTCTTCATGAGGAACTGGGTTCGCAGCGCGAGCTGCCGCAAGGTGTCATCGACTTCATCAAGTCCGCCCCGAAGGATGCCAATCCCATGGATGTGATTCGTACCGGCGTTTCCATGCTGGGTCTCTACGACAAGGTCCCGAGCGGCGACATCGATCCGGCGAACAATCGCCACCGCGCCGTCTCGATCACAGCGAAAGTCGGCGTGATTGCAGCCTATTACCATAGAGCCCGTCTCAATCAGGATTTTCTCCCTGTTCGCAAGGATCTCGGCGAAGCAGCCCACTTCCTCTATCTCCTGAATGGCATCGAACCCACCGCCGAGGCCGCCAAGACCCTGGACGTTGCCTATGTCCTCCATGCCGATCACGGCATGAACGCCTCCACCTTCTCTGCCCGCGTCACGATCGCCACGCTGAGCGACATCTACTCTGCCGTCACGTCCGCTATCGGAACCCTCAAGGGGCCTCTCCACGGCGGTGCCAATGAGGGAGTCATTCACATGCTTCAGGAGATCGGCGATGAGACCAAGGTCGATGGCTGGGTCGAGCAGGCAATCGCCACCAAAAAGAAGGTCATGGGTATCGGTCACCGCGTCTACAAGACCCTCGACCCACGTGCCCCTCACCTCCGCTCCATGGCGGTCCAACTCTGCGAGCAACTCGGCGAAGGAAAGTGGATCCGGATGTCTGAGCGCATCGCCGAGCTGATGAAGGACCGCAAAGGACTTAATGCCAACGTCGATTTCTACTCGGCTACTGTTTACTACTCGCTCGGTCTGCCCACCGATATGTTCACCCCGATCTTCGCAATCTCACGCACCTCGGGTTGGACGGCACACATCCTGGAGCAACTCGTCGACAACCGCCTCTACAGGCCGCTGAGCGAGTATGTCGGGCCTGCCGTTGGCAAGACCGTGACTCCGCTGGAAGACAGAGCCTAG
- a CDS encoding metallophosphoesterase, producing the protein MSAKEPLPSWSRREFVTGLGAFFASQLLLPSVLGGVELPAGLKPIRLGFLTDCHAMDEHNAPEWLDHTAELMNSLKPDLIIGGGDFVHGGFHSSGKVMEHRWGLADTFLKKLKTRLEPIIGNHDFYEPLQADGTPSQGDPRWRWRKYFGLEHTYRSFRWHGYRFLMLDSVKVVGGQDPYRGWIDAAQLAWLDRELATIPSSEPIILCTHIPFLTGVAGSFGALVGPSPGRVRVLNANLVMEKLRNRPVVAILQGHVHLNERLELNGIPCITGGAVCGKWWQGPNMGTYPGVGMIEILPKGLQKVDIRQKVAWNYTNTTDPMNGNSKVADDSKINSYV; encoded by the coding sequence ATGTCTGCCAAAGAACCTCTTCCATCCTGGAGTCGCCGTGAATTTGTCACGGGTCTTGGGGCGTTCTTTGCCTCCCAGCTTCTGCTGCCGAGCGTTCTGGGTGGAGTCGAGCTTCCGGCAGGCTTAAAGCCGATTCGGCTTGGCTTTCTGACCGACTGTCATGCCATGGATGAGCATAACGCCCCGGAGTGGCTCGACCACACGGCTGAACTTATGAACTCCCTCAAGCCTGATCTCATAATAGGGGGAGGGGATTTTGTCCATGGAGGATTCCACTCGTCGGGCAAGGTCATGGAGCATCGCTGGGGGTTGGCTGACACCTTTCTTAAGAAACTCAAGACAAGGCTCGAGCCGATCATCGGCAACCATGACTTCTACGAACCGCTCCAGGCCGATGGCACCCCTTCACAGGGAGATCCTCGCTGGCGCTGGCGCAAATATTTCGGCTTGGAGCATACCTACCGCTCCTTTCGCTGGCATGGGTACCGGTTCCTCATGCTCGACTCCGTCAAGGTGGTGGGTGGTCAGGATCCCTACCGGGGATGGATCGATGCCGCGCAGTTGGCCTGGCTGGACCGTGAACTCGCCACCATTCCCTCCAGCGAGCCCATCATCCTTTGCACCCATATTCCGTTCCTCACCGGGGTTGCAGGATCCTTCGGAGCGCTGGTCGGTCCCTCACCGGGACGAGTCCGTGTCCTGAATGCGAACCTCGTGATGGAAAAACTCCGGAATCGTCCCGTTGTGGCAATTCTCCAAGGTCATGTTCACCTCAACGAGCGCCTTGAGTTGAATGGTATCCCATGCATCACCGGAGGAGCGGTTTGTGGAAAGTGGTGGCAGGGTCCGAATATGGGGACCTATCCCGGCGTCGGCATGATTGAGATCCTCCCGAAGGGACTTCAAAAGGTGGATATCAGGCAAAAAGTCGCGTGGAACTACACCAACACCACCGATCCGATGAATGGCAACTCCAAGGTTGCCGATGATTCCAAGATCAATTCGTACGTCTAG